The genomic stretch GGCATGCTCCAAAGTGGGCATGCCCACAGCCTAGCCCCTCTGCCAAGTCCAGCGTTAGTTCACAGAGGAAACCTCTGACCCAGAGCATCACGATTAATGATTTTATTGTCAGAGGGCTTCAGGGTTTCTGGTCCACCTTTGTATAGAAAGAGCAGGTTCcatttagtctttaaaaattaagtattagTTTTTTTCTAACTACGAAGGGAGTGCATACTTGTGATTAAGTATTTTAGAAATCCTTCAAGTCTTGAGACTCAGGAACCATAGTAAATGAAATCTCCTATAACCACTGTTAGCAGGTTGGCATGTAGCCCAAAATAGTTTCATCCCTCTCCCCCCAGTTACGTATCACCTCTCTGCTCAGAAAGGAGTAAAAGGGGTATTTTTCCATCAGGTTTGTTCAGTGTTGTATAAACTGAAGGCTCCATGCATGTGTCTCACTAGCCCCTCTGTCTTCCCTCTGCAGAGAACCGCCTGATTCCCACTGAGTTACGCAGGGAGGCTCTGGCCTTACAGGGTTCCCTGGAGTTTGACGATGCCGGCGGTGAAGGTGACCTTCCCTGACCCTGTgggccagcctccctccctgcagtTGAGCCCACTGGCTTCCATGTCATTCCTCAGACACCTTGAAGAAAGGTTGTGCAGCTCCCTCTCCTGAAACTGTCACCCAGGTGCCCTCGTGGCTCTGTACAGATGACACCTCAGGGGACCTCCCCCCGAGTGCTCCCTATTCCATTTACATGACACAGTATTACCCCACTTTCTGCTTTGCTTTGTCTATTGATTGTCCCCCCTTACTAGGACGGTGGGCTCTGCTGGGGCAGAACAGTGTCCatgttgttcactgctgtgtcctcagctACCAGCACTTCATTGGCACTCAGATGTCTCATTCACTgcattattcaacaaatatgaaaGGAATCacaaacattataaatatttgttatgagGGAATGGAGCCTGATACCTTTGGCCTTAACAGAATCTGGACTTGTGCTAACATGGTAGCTACTAGCTCCATGTGATAACTACAGCttaaatgaactaaaattaaatagaaagattCAGTTCCTTGGTCACACTTGTGTTTGTAGCCAGTGTGGCTGGGGGCCACCCTGTTGGCCCAGAGCAGGTAGAGAGCCTTTCCATCCTTGAAGGTATTGTCAGACAGTGCTGTCCTAGGTGGATCTGGCCATCCCAAGTTAGCATTTCACTCCTCTAGACAGTGTCAATTCTTGTGCCTCGTGCTCCTAACAGGTGTGACCAACCACATGGATGATGAGTATCGATGGGCAGGGGTTGAGGATCCCAAGGTCATGATCACTACTTCCCGAGACCCCAGTTCCCGCCTCAAGATGTTTGCAAAGGTACCAGTAGATGGGAGTTAGTGGGAGATGCTCGGGCCCCAGGAGCCCCAGTCCTAACCAGAGGGAATTCATATGCAGGAGCTAAAGTTGGTGTTCCCAGGCGCCCAGCGCATGAACCGTGGCCGGCATGAGGTAGGGGCGCTGGTGCGAGCCTGCAAAGCCAACGGGGTCACTGACCTGCTGGTTGTCCACGAGCATCGAGGCACACCTGGTAAGACTGAAGGGAGGGAGCAGGGTGCTGCCATGATGGCTGGCTGGGAGCAGAGGGTCTCTGACGGCTTACCTGGCCCTGCCAGTGGGGCTCATTGTCAGCCACCTGCCCTTTGGCCCAACCGCGTACTTCACACTGTGCAACGTGGTCATGCGGCATGACATCCCCGACCTGGGCACTGCATCGGAGGCCAAGCCTCACCTGATTATGCACGGCTTCTCCTCCCGCCTGGGTAAGCGGGTGAGTCCGAGGCCGTGGGGTGAAGGCTGGGGGCCTGGAGTGCCAGGCTGGGCATGTGACACTTTTCTTCTTCTGCCCCAGGTCTCTGACATACTCCGCTACCTGTTTCCTGTGCCCAAAGATGACAGCCGCCGGGTCATCACCTTCGCCAACCAGGATGACTACATCTCCTTCCGGTGGGTCAGTGGGCTGGGCCCGAGTGGTGTCCTGACCTTTGTGTCCCTGcgctgtttgttgtttttcccgaAGCCGCTCCCTGCCTCCCCTCACTCCCGCCCTGCCCCCCTTGCCCCAGGCACCATGTGTACAAGAAGACCAGCCACCGCAACGTGGAGCTGACCGAGGTTGGGCCTCGCTTTGAGCTGAAGTGTGAGTTTGGGGCTTTATCCCACATCCGGTGGGGGGCATGCTGGCTGTGTAAGTGACCATATCTCATCCCCTTTCGCCAGTGTACATGATCCGTCTGGGCACGCTGGAAcaggaggccacagcagacgtgGAGTGGCGCTGGCACCCCTACACCAACACCGCGCACAAGAGGGTCTTCCTGAGTGTTGAGTGAGCCCGCTCACCAGTCAGGATGTGGACCTGGacccaggagctggggagaggtcAGAATAAAGTCTGTTTGCCACAGCACCCTGCTGGCCTCTGAgtggccagggcagggctgtCAGGCTGAGTGCGAAGAATGTGGGGTCTCCTCAGCTGGGGACCTGATAGCTCTGGGACATTCTCAGGCCTGGTGGTGACATCGTGTCTAGGACAAGGCAGGCCTGATGCGCTGGCTTGCCCCTGAGCCACAGAGGGTTTGGTGCTACCCTGGGAGATTGATGCTGCTCTCTGTCACTCAGGAGTCGGGGCCCTGTGACTTCCTTATCTGGGAGTGGGGATAATAACGTGAGCATGGAAGTCTCACTTAGAGCAGGGCTTGGTGCTAGGGCCAGCTCTCAGCCAGggacagacagaaaataaacaagaggcAAACCATTTATTCACTTCATTGTGGCCTCCTATGAGTGTAATTAAAGTTCCTCAGAGAACCCAGTGCACTTGGACTCACCAGCAGTGGAAAGCTTTATAATGACTATCTTTCCCTTTAAGGATCTCCTTAGGCTCTCCCTGGATTACCGAGGATATTTCTAGGTTATCTAGGATGTCTGGTATGTGTGAATTCACCACTCTTTGATGGTCACACACTCAAGTTGTTTCCTGTTTTTACTACCACAAACAATGCTTCAAGAACATTAAACGTACCTCTGCATATTTATGCGAGTATATCTGATGAGTAAACTACTGCAAGTGGAATTGTGTCTTGAAAATGGTTACAGATGCTGCAGAGTGTCCTCCAGGGGGCTGTCTCCCAGCCGCTGTTACCAGGCCTGAGTGTTTCCTGTGTCCTGTAGGCACTGGGAACTGTCACACTTTGCATCTTGCCCGAGCTCTAGGTGCAAAATGGGTCCTCagttgaatttgcatttctttaattatgacAGAGGTTATACATCTTCAAATACTCATTGACTGTTAGTGTATGTGTATTCTTTGTGACCTGTTAACTCTTTATAGAAACAGTTGTTCACCTCTATGTTGATTGATTGTTTTAAGTCTTTTAATTGTGGAGAATTCCAAACATAAGAGCTGAGAGGACTGTACAGTGAGTCCATGAGCCCATCTCAGTGCTGACCAGGCTGGTTTCCTTCATAGCCCCACCCACTCCTTTTATCCACTCCATTcgtttattttgaagcaaatcccagacaccgtatcatttcatccataaatatttctatatatctcTGAAAGATAAGACTCAACAGGAATAACAATACCACTGTCGCACCTAAAAAATCAACAATTATTCTGAATCCTACACGTTAATGTTCAGTTTTCCCTGATTACGTTATGTTTGTTTGAAGTAGGATCCAACTTAGGTCCATTCATTGCAAATGATTGACAagtctcttgttttttttaaaacagctttattgagatacaatgcACATGTCCCACACAGTTCacctgtttaaagtgtacaattaaatattttttttatcatattcacagggttgtacaaccatcaccacagtctaattttagagcatttttgtCCCTCctaaaagaaactccatactcttTAGCTGTCACTTCCCATTCCTCTCCAACCATCTCCCAactctcagcccccagccccttgtagccactaatctacttttggTTTCTAtagacttgcctattctggacattccataggaactgtaatagggaagaaccttttgtattctattacaagctaatcactaaagggatgttgcctgtaAGCTTGAGTTATACATAATGGctcatctctgggaaccctgcttcccaggtaatgagctaaaatacctttgtttaactcacaggaaacatcctgaccaggtcCACCTGTaaatgactgcagggaggaagaaattaacacatcctctccagaggctgatgggaaccaggaagtgtttgaTTTTACGTCCTCctcttttagtataaaaggagcctgaattctaactcaggcaagatgttTCTTTGGGGCACGAGCCCACCATCTTCTCGGTTTGCtcgctttccaaataaagtcttaTTTCTTGTCCCAACAACTCGTCTCTCGATTATTGGCCTGTAGTGCGGTGAGCATTATGAGCTTCAACTCGGTAACGGAACGGAATCATACGATATGTGGTGTTATTTAGCATTGTTTGCaaaatttatccatgttgtagcatgtgtcagtacttcattcctttttttattgctaAACAGTATTCTGTTGCATGTGTACACCTTATTTATCCATCAGTTGATgaaatttggtttgtttttcacttttgggCTATTTGATAATGCTGTTATGAGCATCTGTGTATAAGTTCTAAGTCTCTTATCCTAtagaattctctctttttaattatttttctttgtaatttattcaGTTAGGAAATTGGTTTGTCTTGTGGAGTTTCCAGAGTCTGGAAGAAAAGCCCTCCCAAAGGCAGTTACCTCCAATCACTGGTGGATGCAAGCTGCCACTTGTAACTGGAGACACtggcatttttccttttttgccaaATGCCAGACTTGTAGGTGGGCCAACAGGTCAGCCCACACTCAATCCAAAAGTTCTTAACAGAGTGGAGCAGTGGgagaattttttcaaattttttgttcCCTTTTGTGGCCTAGCAAAAAAGGAAGTCAGAGAACTGTTCAATAGGGATGTCCGTAGTCTCAGACTATCTCCGCATAAGCCTTCTAGGTGAGGGTGgtatctgccaggtttctccactgtttaAAAGTTACTATTTCCCCTGTGCAACATCAGCGCAGGCTGGGTTCTTCACAGTATTGCAAAAGCTTCTCCGAGCACCTTCCAGCACCCTGTCCACTTGGCTCTGTTGGGTGGCCTAGCACTCTGAGCTGGGAAGCAGGTGGCAGACTGGTGTGTGGCGTGTGGGCGCTGGGGTGCTCAGCATCTTCAGGACAGTGCGCCAGTAGGGTGCGCAAGAGGGCCAGCAGCAGGAGTTCCACTGCAAGAACACAGCTTGCGGTTCTCTGGGACAAAGGAGAGGGGTGAGCCAGGGCTGCTGGAGGAGGTCTTGGGGGTCTGTCCATCCCCTACACCCGGCCTGAGCTGAGCAGCGGGCAGGCCAGGAGAATTCGGATGTTGGAGAGACATGGAGGGATGGTCAGTGTCAGGATGGCGGTCTGGTTAAACGAGGAGGGTGTGGAGTAGGAGGGGGACGTGCAGCTAGAAAGCCAGACACCCAACCCTGGTGGAAGCATGGCAGGTGGACTAAAGTCTCAGCCACTCTGTTCACAGGCCAGATAGGCAGAAAGATTCCCAAACTGGCAGgcaaacagacacatagaccctGGCAAGACAGACTTCTGGATAGAGTCCCAGGGAGACAGAGACTACAGCAGGACAGCCTGACAAATAGATTATTGGACAGGTGGGAAGGTGCTCAGCCAGGCATCCagaaagacctgtgtgcagacaCGTGgacacccctcccaccccacttccAGCCAACTAAAAGAATTCCTCAAGGATAGACAGAGCCCCACAATTGTACAGAGAGACCGTTAACTCAATGGAGAGACATTCCACTACCCAGTCAACTAGCCAGCCAGACCTTCATCTTGACAGACTTACTCTTTGCCAGTGAGACCCAGCCTATGAGAAATGCAGGTAGGTCCTCAGGATAGACAGATGTCCCCTAAGCCAGGGGGACAGATAGACATATACACCCCACCCTGTCAGACAAATAGACCCTCAGCCCCTAGTGGAACAGAAGATCCCAGAGTGCCAGAACCCAGTTGCTGGGTTAGCTGCCCTGCCTCCCAGTCATCACCATAGGTGATATGGATGGCTCACTGACCCTCAACGTTGTCTCTGCTCCCCAGGTAGCACTGGTTTCCAGTGATCATTGACATCCAATGACATTCACTACCAGCAGGGTCCATAAAGCCCTTTCTTGATCCCATAGCGGCTGTTCCCCCTTTACTCTGGTATCCACTATACCCAAATGACTGCCATGAGTATCCATGATTACTCAGGGACTCAAGAGTTTCTGTGACTCCTCCAGTGGGCCTCCATATTTTCTCAGAGTTCACTGATACTTCTGTATCCTGCCACCCTGAGTGTCTAAGAACCCATGACCATCCAAGAAGTCTCAGTGATTCCACTGACATTCACTATTGAGCCCTGGTTAGGGGTCCTCAATGACCTTCCCTGATTCTTTTGACCCCTCAATTATTTAGTAAACTAACATTCCAAGTCCCAATGGCTCCTCGGTTACTTTCAGTCTCTCACTGACCTCCCAGTGACTGCCATTGACATCTACTGACAGTCTCCATGAACATCCAAGGAACTCTCACTGGCCTCCAACGAATTCACTATCAATGTCCATCCTCAGTGATCACTGCTGACCACCTTTGAACTCTCAAAGATGACAGCGATAAACACTGAGTCAACAGTGATTCCTACAGATCCCTCAATAAGTGAAACATCCCTACTAACTGCCTTTCTGACCTCTCAGTCACTTAAACTGGGGTCAGCAACCCACAGCctgcaggacacacacacacaaatcgtgacacatgaaattaaaatttgaagtCCACAAAGTTTgggacacagccatgctcattcctTTCGATGTTGCCTTTGGCTGCTTTCACCCTGCATGGCGGAACTGAGTAGCTGGGACAAGGACCAGAGACCCAAGCCCTTTAAGAAACAGTTTGCCTGATGAATTAGGTCCACACTCCTCACCCCCGAGGTGAAGGATGGGCTAGTCCATCTACACTGGCCAGTCGTTGGCAGGGGCCGTAGGCTCCTATCTgctctctccagcctccccttGGTGGCCCTGGGAGCTGGGACAGCAGCTGTCCTCCAGTCTTCTCCACATTTTCTGAAGACAAGAGTGTGGGGACGAAAAAAAATAAgccccttaaaagcagagaacacCTAGTCCCTTGGAACCCACTCCCAGAGCCTCAATTCTGTTTCCCAGAAGGTTTATTCGGGTTGAAATCCTCAAATTAGGACTGGATGCTGGCGCCCCCAGTTCATCCTAGCCCgaaccagaaaaagaaggaacCTCAGGAAATACACGGATTCAGTCTTTCTCACAGCCCAGGTGCCCGGGTGTCATTTTCCCCCGCGGCTACCTGCCCCGACCTCCCTCGGACCCCGCCGAAGCGCAAAGCGCGGGATGGTCCCTACCCGGGGTCCCCCAGGCAGGAGTTGCAGCTCGGTCTCGGCGACCGTCTTTACTCACAGCTGCCACGCCACCCCGGCTCGGATCCGGACACTGCCTAGCTCCCAGAAGACAGAGCCGGGGAGGCCGGGCGAGGGCGTGCAGCCAGCCATCCGCCCTGCCCGGGCGCGGACCCCGGGTCCAAGAGAGAGGAAGTGGCCATGGGGCCGTGCGGACTCAGCCAGCTCGCGCGGAGGCCATAAAAAAGGGAAGTGCCAGCGGAGGATCCACGTCCCTGGCCCAGCCTGGGTGAACCAAGCACTCAGGCAGCCGCACCTGTCCGGGAGCCTGTAGGCGAGGCCGGGGCGGGCTCTGAGTGTCATTGGCCGAGGGGACCGCCCTGTCCGCCGCTGCGCACTTCCATTGGCTGGCGAGATATGAGGCGGGGCCTCGGCAGCCTCCCACGGGGTCTACACTGGATGGGAACGTGGAGCGCCACAGGTGGACTGGGCATCGCTGGCCAGCAACGCCATGAGCCGCAGCTTGGACGCGGCGCGGAGCTTCTTGGAGCAACTGGAGGCACGGGGCGGCCGGGAGGGGGCGGTCCTCGCCTGCGATTTCAGCGTGAGTGGCCGAGTTGGCCAGCCGCGCGCCGCGTTTCAGCTCCTTGCCCTGGACGGTCCAGACGTCTGTTCTCCTGTGCGCCCTGCTGCgctttgcctctctctctctctctctctctcgctctgtgtctctttgtctctctctctctctctgtctcactctctttctctctNNNNNNNNNNNNNNNNNNNNNNNNNNNNNNNNNNNNNNNNNNNNNNNNNNNNNNNNNNNNNNNNNNNNNNNNNNNNNNNNNNNNNNNNNNNNNNNNNNNNNNNNNNNNNNNNNNNNNNNNNNNNNNNNNNNNNNNNNNNNNNNNNNNNNNNNNNNNNNNNNNNNNNNNNNNNNNNNNNNNNNNNNNNNNNNNNNNNNNNNNNNNNNNNNNNNNNNNNNNNNNNNNNNNNNNNNNNNNNNNNNNNNNNNNNNNNNNNNNNNNNNtctctctctctttctctctctatagtgaatatgtataaatatgattGTAAACTATAATTTACACAATAACAACATTAGTTAACGtcttaaaacaatagaatacacataAATACAACATAGAATTATAATTTATCAAATAAGCAGTTATTGAAGTTCCtaagtaataaaatatgtaataaatagataaaagaagtttaacaaaaatctaaatttacacaaatataaaaataaatatcctatATAAGAAATGcataataaatgcaaatatataatttattcaatatgaaaatgtacataataaatgtaaacatataatATCCAGGTAGTACATGACTTCATGTCCATCCGGGCCTGGGTCCAGTCTGGGACAGAGAGCAGTGCCAGCTGTTGGAGGCCACCCTCCTGCAGGCGGCCTCCTTTACTCACAGGAGTCTTTGGGCCTCTctaggccttggtttcctcatctgtatagtaaaaatattaatagtggtaCCCACTGCACTAGTGTGTCCACGAGGATGTAAATGACTTGATGGGCATAAGAACACTTAGACTGGTGGCTTGCACTCATCAGGGGCCTTGGTAGGTGTTACTTATTATCATCATGATTATGAATACTTGATGATGGTAATGCTATTCAGTATAATAATGGAACAGTAGTAAAGCACCTATAGTATCTAGTTACATAAGTAATGTTATACATTATAATTCATATGCATTGTATATTGTCTTATATATTGTGTATCACCATGTctgttattttaaatgcataatatATTACAATTATTGTTcacaatacaatgtaaatacacATTGAGTGTACAGAGGTCTGAGTTCAAtactcactcactcactgtgCCACTTCCTGGATGGGACTTTCAGCAAGTCACTCAAACATGTggtgcctcagctttctcacctgCGTGACGGGGACGTCAATAATAGTACCCACTTTGGAGGGACCTTGCAGGTGGTTCAATGCCctcacacagagcctggcacagagaaggcactcTGAGTCGCTACTATTATGGAATCATAATTAGCGGGCCCTCTGCTATCTGGGCACTGCACTCATCTCTCACAGGCCACGTGCCGTGTATCCCTGTGAGAGTCTCAGTGTCCCAGGACCCTGACCTGgctcctctcttgctctctcctccctcccccggaTCTTCTTTCTGTGCTCCCACCAGGACATCCGGGCCCACTCAGCCTCCTGGAAGACAGACAGCGTGTGTTCCACTGAGGCCGGCAGTCGACCAGAAAATGTGAGGAAGAACCGCTACAAAGATGTGCTGCCATGTAAgtcgggggtgggagtgggggcctTCTGGAGGGAGTCGGTGCTGCTCTGCATGCCCGCACCCCGAGGCAGTGCAGGCGTTAGCCCGGATCCCCGCGCCACCACTGGGCCCCCAGAACTCTCCCTCCCAGGGCCTTGCTGTGGCTGCATTTCTCCCCAGCAGTCTGCGAGTGCACCTCGATGGGATCCCTGCTAGGTATGCTGTCCCCTGCTGGCTTTCATCCGGGAGGCCTTCAAGGCCCCTGTCACCCACAAACTCCACGTTTCTCACCTCTCCCACTGCCAGACGATCACACACGAGTGATCCtttccctgctccaggaagagggACATGGAGACTACATCAATGGCAACTTCATCAGGGTCAGGCTGGGCGTTagggaaggggcagaggtggTGGAGGGGACAGCGGGATCTCCATAGTGAACTTAGCCTTTACCAGGGCACAGATGGATGCCAGGCCTACATCGCCACGCaaggacccctacctcacaccttGCTAGACTTCTGGTGCGTGatctgggagtttggggtcaagGTCAGCTTTGGGGGAGGTGAGGTATGGCCAACATTCTGGGTCCTCCCTTGGCTCTGATAACCACACCCCATAAACCAaatctcctccctttccccttacCCCTCTTGTCTAGGTGATCCTGATGGCCTGTCGGGAGATGGAAAATGGGCGGGTAGTTGTCTTCAGCCCCTAGAATGCATATCCTTGTgcagagaggagacaggagaaaTCTTGCTAGCTCTTCCCTGATTCCATGACTCAATGGCCCAGTTCTTGGAGTGACCCTCACTGTACCTCTGCTAAGCCCACTATtactatctttaatttttttgttgatctttttccttttattcacgGGGCTCAACCCCTCTCCTGCTGGTCTTCCCGCCCCATTCCATACCATAGACCATAAGGCCCTATAACTGTGGCTTCCCCAGTACAACTCTGATCTCTCTTTCCACCTTTCTCCCCCTTATTCACTCCACTCCAACCACTCTGGCCTTTGTTCTGCCTCGGGTCCTGTGCTTTGTTCCCACTGCCTGGGACATTTTCCCCTTGGCCTGCTCCATCACCACCTTCAGGTCTTGGCTCAAATGCTACTTCCTCAATGAGGTCTTCCTGGATCTCACCCATTTGGAACTCCCAGCACtcccattctccttcccttgtcctactttcatttttttcttcacagttcTTACCAACTTCTAACATACAAGATAATCCACAAATGTGTTATGTATATTGTTTATTCTGTCTCCCTGATTAGAAGAAAAgtgccatgagggcagggatctttgttttgCCCATTAGCATAAATTAGTTACTCAAAGAATGTATGTCAACATTGAAGGCACATGGTTTCTGCATCCTGGCGTGCTCCATggacagggctgggggtggggtaagTACTGCCCTGGGATGGCTGGCTGATCATGGAGTCTGTACAATTTGTAGTGATGTACCTTCttcattcctaatttttttttttttttttgtggtatgcgggcctccctctgctgcggcctctcccgttgcggagcacaggctccggacgcgcagacccagcggacatggctcacgggcccagccgctccgcggcacgtgggatcctctcagaccggggcgcgaacccggttcccctgcatcggcaggcggacgcgcaaccactgcgccaccagggaagccccttcattccTAATTTTGATAGTTggttgtctgtctctttctcctacATTGGTCTGGCAAGAATAAAGACAAGCAAACTTTAGTTGTTGTACTAAATCTgtcctgctgcctgtttttgtaaataaaaatgtataagaacATAGCCACACTCATTTCTTTACATAGTGTGTATacctgctttcatgctacaatggccAAGTTCAGTAGTTGCAAGTTAAGTACATTGTATGGctcacaaagtctaaaatatttattatctggccatTTATAGAAAGTTAGCCAATCTCTGGGCTAGAggcttatcatttttattattttttcaaagaagcagctttgagttttattcattttctctatttttttcatgtttatttcattaatttcttccctttatcatttccttccttctggtttATGTttaacttgctcttttttttttctagttccttaagctTAGATAATAGATTTGTGattttttccacatataagtattttttaaaaatatttatttattttttggctgcatggggtcttagttgcggcattggggatctttttgttgcggtgcgtgggctcttagttgcggtgcgcaagcttctctctagttgtggtgcacaggctcagtagttgcagcgtgcgggctctggagaatgtgggctctgtagttgtggtgcacgggctccaaaTTGCGTGGGctgtagttgtggtacatgggctctctagttgcagcatgtgggcttagttgccctgtggcatgtgggattttagttccccgaccagggatcaaactggcaTGCCCTGCATTGCAAaatggattcttaacccctggaccaccagggaagtccccacatataAGTATTTAatgtcattcatttttctctatgcACTGCTGTAGCTACATCTCACAAACTggtatgttttgtcttttttttcagttagctcaaaatattttctaatttcccttgtgatttcttctttgaccaatgGTATTTGACCATGGCtgtgcttaatttccaaatatttgggggctTTTCCATATATCTTCCTGTTATTAATTTTCAGTTCCATTGTGGTCAAAGAACAACTTTATATGATTCAAAGGTactgaaacttgttttgtggccatgaatgtgatctatcttggtaaatgttttgtgtgcacttgaaaagaatgtgtattctgctttgttgagtgttctataaatatcagttaggtcAAATTGATTGTGTCTTTTTGAAAGAAACTTTAATATCTTTTATATCTTTACTGTATCTTATATAtctttactgatttattttctctaaatgttCCATCAATTGCCAAGAGAGGAGTGTTGAAACCTCCAACTGTTTGAATTAGGACAAGTTTCTCAATAGTATTATTCAAATCTTATtattcttacctttttttttttctttttggccatgtggcatgtgggatcataattcccctgaccagggaccaaacctgtGCCCACTGCACTGGAagggtgccccctgcagtggaagggcagagtcttaaccactggactaccagggaagtccctattcttactttttttccatCTACTTGTCCTATTATTTGCTGAAAGAGGAGTGTTGAAATCTCTAACTCTGATTttagatttatctatttctcctttcagttctgtcaatttttgcttcagatatttaaaaactcTATAATTGAGTGCTTATACAGTTAGGATTATGTCTTCCTGATGAATCAATCCTGTTTTCAATACATAATGTCCATTTTATCTCTAAAAGGAAAAGGGTAATATCCCTTTCTCTGAAGTgtactttgatattaatatagctatttaAACTTCTTTAGATTAGAGTGTGCATGATATctcttttgaaattcttttactttttatcagtgttcattttcatttatattatattattttattttatttatttttttggcttcacTGCGGGGCTTGCAAcctcttatttccctgaccagggattgaacccatgccccctgcaaaggaagtgcagagtcctaaccactggacttccagggaattcccccatttttatttttaaactgtgtttctTATAGCTGGCATATTGTGGGTACTtacttttttatccagtctgacaatctct from Physeter macrocephalus isolate SW-GA chromosome 2, ASM283717v5, whole genome shotgun sequence encodes the following:
- the IMP4 gene encoding U3 small nucleolar ribonucleoprotein protein IMP4 isoform X2; the protein is MLRREARLRREYLYRKACEEARRTAQERKDKVRRALEENRLIPTELRREALALQGSLEFDDAGGEGVTNHMDDEYRWAGVEDPKVMITTSRDPSSRLKMFAKELKLVFPGAQRMNRGRHEVGALVRACKANGVTDLLVVHEHRGTPVGLIVSHLPFGPTAYFTLCNVVMRHDIPDLGTASEAKPHLIMHGFSSRLGKRVSDILRYLFPVPKDDSRRVITFANQDDYISFRHHVYKKTSHRNVELTEVGPRFELKLYMIRLGTLEQEATADVEWRWHPYTNTAHKRVFLSVE
- the IMP4 gene encoding U3 small nucleolar ribonucleoprotein protein IMP4 isoform X1 gives rise to the protein MLRREARLRREYLYRKACEEARRTAQERKDKVRRALEENRLIPTELRREALALQGSLEFDDAGGEGVTNHMDDEYRWAGVEDPKVMITTSRDPSSRLKMFAKELKLVFPGAQRMNRGRHEVGALVRACKANGVTDLLVVHEHRGTPVGLIVSHLPFGPTAYFTLCNVVMRHDIPDLGTASEAKPHLIMHGFSSRLGKRVSPRPWGEGWGPGVPGWACDTFLLLPQVSDILRYLFPVPKDDSRRVITFANQDDYISFRHHVYKKTSHRNVELTEVGPRFELKLYMIRLGTLEQEATADVEWRWHPYTNTAHKRVFLSVE